A section of the Humulus lupulus chromosome 2, drHumLupu1.1, whole genome shotgun sequence genome encodes:
- the LOC133815844 gene encoding HVA22-like protein f, with protein sequence MDSVLRAIDKRFDTIIAPGTTLVYPLFAAIESTKSGSSPEEHRQWLTYWVLYSFITLFERSFWMLPWIPLWWRMKHLFCMWLVFFNGATLVHEYTARTLLLVKNDHKDNNNNSISMSMVNSNLSESQREVLEMMDTDARNSVESYIEQHGLDAFDRVIKAAEKEAKKH encoded by the exons ATGGATAGTGTTCTTCGGGCAATAGATAAACGTTTCGATACAATTATCGC ACCAGGAACAACGCTTGTTTATCCATT ATTTGCAGCGATTGAAAGTACCAAGAGTGGTTCATCACCAGAAGAGCATCGACAATGGCTGACATACTGGGTTTTATATTCTTTCATTACACTGTTTGAGCGTTCTTTTTGGATGCTCCCATG GATTCCCCTTTGGTGGCGCATGAAGCACTTGTTTTGCATGTGGCTGGTGTTTTTCAACGGAGCAACGCTTGTACACGAGTACACAGCACGAACATTATTATTAGTGAAGAATGATCATaaggataataataataatagtattagTATGAGTATGGTCAACTCAAATCTTTCAGAGAGTCAAAGGGAAGTCCTAGAGATGATGGACACTGACGCTAGAAACTCCGTTGAAAGTTATATCGAACAACATGGACTTGATGCATTCGATCGAGTCATCAAAGCG GCTGAGAAAGAAGCAAAGAAGCACTGA